Below is a genomic region from Fibrobacterota bacterium.
CCCGTTCCAATGCTCAAGATCCTCTTCCTTAACTCCTAAGGAGCGGCTGATGGAATAGATGGTTTCCCCGGAGGCCACGGTATGCACGCCGAAGCGGCCCGAGGCAGGGGTGTTGGCGACTGAAACCGGAGCGAGGCCAGCATCCTCGGATGCGGGGGCTTCGCCCTTGACGGCGGTTTCGCCTTTGGCGACGACTTCGCCCTTGGCGGCCTTGGGAGAACGTTTAGCTTGGGCGGGAAGCACCGGTTCATGGTGATCCTCGCCCATGTCATCGCCGACGGAGGCCGCGCCGCGGGTACCGAGACGGATGCGTTGGCCGGGCCGCAGCTTGGCGCCGTGCTTCATGTGGTTGGCCGCCATCAGGCCGGAGACCGTGGTCCCGAAGCGGCGGGCGATATCGAACAGGTTATCGCCGGAGCGCACCTTATAGCTACCGCCCCGGAACTTGCCTCCACGCATGGGCGCCGCTTCGGCCATGTCCGGTTCGCTATACCTCGCCGCATCGCTTGGCGCCAATGGGATGATCAGGCTCTGGCCGCGCGCCAGGCGGTTGCCCTTGATCTTATTGGTCGCCTTGATGGAGGCGACGGAGACCCGGTAATGGGCGGCGATGGAGCCGAGGTTCTCGCCTTTCTGGACCAGATGATGGTGCCAGTTGACCAGGGAGGATTTGTCCAGCGCCTGGTAATTCTTCCAGAAGGCGTCCCGCGTGCCTTCGGGCAGGTAAAGCGTGAAGCCCGTGGTCTTATTGGGAGGCGTGCACCAGCGGCGCAGGCCCGAATTGAGGGCGATGATGGTGTCTTCGCTCACCGCGGCGGCCTTGGCGATGGTCGCGATGGTGAGGC
It encodes:
- a CDS encoding LysM peptidoglycan-binding domain-containing protein; this encodes MTYCLTIATIAKAAAVSEDTIIALNSGLRRWCTPPNKTTGFTLYLPEGTRDAFWKNYQALDKSSLVNWHHHLVQKGENLGSIAAHYRVSVASIKATNKIKGNRLARGQSLIIPLAPSDAARYSEPDMAEAAPMRGGKFRGGSYKVRSGDNLFDIARRFGTTVSGLMAANHMKHGAKLRPGQRIRLGTRGAASVGDDMGEDHHEPVLPAQAKRSPKAAKGEVVAKGETAVKGEAPASEDAGLAPVSVANTPASGRFGVHTVASGETIYSISRSLGVKEEDLEHWNGLVGNRIQVGQKIKYLAPKGAGEAVAVPDQDATDEEGGNGEERTKSSSAPRFSPVAAAGFIGAAPEREEPTIPREDKQYYIVKAGDSLWDISVRYRSTVQKLKDLNGRLPAVLKPGTRIRVK